The sequence below is a genomic window from Rhodococcus sp. 4CII.
CGGGCGCTGACGAACTGCGAGATGCCGCGCAGTTGTTGCTCGACGTCGACGAGTCCGGCGGTGGTAAGGAATGCCGGGACGGTCGTGCGGTCGAAGACCCGTACCCCACACAACGTCGCGCCCAGCTCGAGTCCCTTTCGCACGAGAAGGGATTCGCGACCGTAGCTGGTCATCACCGCGATCCGGCCACCGGGTGCCAACACACGCACCATCTCGCGGAGCACGGCACACGGCTCCGCCACCAGGTAGAGCGCCGCGAAACAGCACACAGCATCGAACGTCCGGTCGTCGAACGGAAGGCCGGCCGCGTCGGCACGGAGGTAGACCGCCCGGGCACGCGCGTTGTCGTGAACTGCGCGCTCGAGCATCGCCGGCGAGTTGTCCACGCCGATGACGAATCCGTCGCCGACGAGCCGGTCGGCGAAGAAGCTGGTGAAGTTCCCCGGCCCGCACGCCACGTCGAGGACGCGTTGCCCGCCGTCGAGATGCAGGGCGTCGGCTGCCCGTTCGCGCTCCTCGGCCACGGACAGCCCGTGCAGGCTCAGCGCCGCGACGGCGATGGGCCGCCACAGTCGTTCGTAGACGGCGGCGACGGTTCTGTTGGCCATCGCCCGCTGCGCGACGGTCGGCCGCGACCGAGGATGCGGCTCGAGTAGGTCGATGTAGCCGGTGTCCGAGTAGCTCGTCGAGCGCAGCGCATCCTCGCGGATGAGTCCCCGGGCCAGCGCTGTCGACCACATCCCGTCGGAGTCCGGAGCCGGACCGGATAATCGTTCGGTCATAACCCTTATGACGAAACCGGGGCCCCGATAGTTCATCGATGTCATCCGGTCGGCCGATCGCGCGCGGGACCGTCTCTCGGTGCCGTATCAAGACCGAGACCTGACGGCGGAGCGTGACCGGATGGGCCGCTACAGCATTCGCGCCGCGTGTATATGCGTCACAAAAGTGTGACGACATGACGTCGGAATGATATCGAAACCTCAGAACTGAACAATTTTCACTCCCGCATCTCAATAGTCGGACATCCGTACCTTGTTCATGCCGTGTGAATTTCGGGAGGAGGCCACGTTCGGGGGCCCGCCGCTGCAAATCTGCGCACGCGGGTTCGGAATCCCGACACCTTCGAGGCGCGGGACGAGGCACCGCAAGGTGACGCCGGGCCGCAGCGACACGTTGTCGCAGGCACGCCCCGTCCGCAGGCGCGGAGAGGATTGAGCCAGCATGATCACTCGCACTGTTAGACAACGCACCCTCGGTTGGATCGCCCTGATCGGCGCGGTCGCTGCCGCCCTCCTGGGACTGGCCGCCGGAAGTGCGTCCGCCGCGCCGCACGACTGGGACGCAGTCGCGGAATGCGAAAGCGGGGGCGATTGGACCACAGACACCGGAAACGGCTTCTACGGCGGCCTTCAGTTCACGCCGGAAACCTGGAAGGCGAACGGCGGAAAGGGCGACCCCTCGGAAGCCAGTGAGGCCGAGCAGATCCGGGTCGCCGAGAACGTCCTGAAAACTCAGGGCCCCGGCGCGTGGCCCGTCTGCGGCCAGTATCTGAAGAAGGGCGGCACACCGCCCGTCGTCGAGGCGCCGAAGCCGACCCCGGCGCCTGCACCGGCGATCGAGAAGCCCGCTCCGCCGATCGAGAAGCCCGCCCCGGCCATCGAGACACCCGAGGTCGAGACGCCGAAGGTCCAGACCCCCGGCCGCGAGTCACCGGCCCCGGTCGAGGCTCCCGATCCCGAGACCTCCGTGCCAGTGCAGGCTCCGGCGCCCGCCGAAGCGCCCGCTGAAGCGCCCGCCACCGCCGAGGACGCCGCGACTGTGAAGGCGGCCGCCCAGGCGGCCCTGGACGGCGCCCGCGCGCTTGCCGAGCAGAACGGGTCGAGCCAGGTGTTCGAGCAGAGAGTTGCAGCGGGACGGTAACGCTCGGCGTTTCGTGCGCGAACTAACCGCACAGACCCGTCGTGTCCTCGCCAACCAAGGAGCCCTCGTGCAGAAGAAGTCCGCTCGACGTACCGCAGCACTCGTCGGAATCCTGTCCGCGCCCCTTGTCCTGGGCGCAACCCTGGGAGCCGGCGCGGCGAGTGCCGAACCGTGGCACGTCGGACCGGTCTACCGCGCCGAGTCGTCCGGCGAGGGCGCGCAGTACTTCTGTGGAAAGGCTTCGGCGCTCGAGCAGACCTCGGGCGTGGTGATCGTGCCGTGCACCTTCGACGCCGCAACCAACGTCTGGTACCGGGTGGTGTTCAACCCGGTGTCCTGGGGCCTCGACTTCTGACGAGAGAGTCCGGTTCGCTGCCCCTGCCGAAGCGGCGACCGGACGGCCCCGGTGCACTCCGCTTCGTCGAGTGTGTCTTCGCTCGGTGATGCGCAGACTCCTCGGTATGGCCGAGGGAAGAACAGCATGAGTGTCGAGACAGTCCGGACCGGGAAGGCCGACATCGCGATGGCGCGGAGTTGGCTTCTGGTTCCCGCGATCGGCAGCGAGACCATCGCCGCGGCGGCGGCATCCGGTGCGGACGCCCTGATCATCGACCTCGAAGACGGGTTACCGTTCGCGGCGAAGGAGAAGGGCCGTGCCTGCGCCGCGGCCTGGCTCGAGCGGCACACGGGCTGGGTGCGGATAGGCGACGCCACCACCGCCCATTGGCGGCGCGACCTCGACGCGATCCGCGGTCTGCCGGGGCTGCAGGGGCTGATGCTCTCGAAAACCGAAACTCCCGAGCAGGTGCGCGACACCGCCGGCGAGATGCCCGGCGTCCCGATCGTCGCGCTCGTCGAATCCGCGGCAGCGATCGTGGTTGTCGACGACATCGCTCGCACCCGCTCCGTCGTCCGGCTCGCGTTCGGGATCGGCGACTACTGCCGTGACATCGGGGCGGGGCGAAGCCCGATGGCTCTGGCGTATGCCCGATCCCGTCTCGTCAACGCGAGCCGGGCGGCGCAGATCGGACCTCCGGTCGACGGGCCCACGTTGTCGCCCGAGGCCGCGGTGGTGCGTGACGACACCCGTTTGGCCCG
It includes:
- a CDS encoding class I SAM-dependent methyltransferase, yielding MTERLSGPAPDSDGMWSTALARGLIREDALRSTSYSDTGYIDLLEPHPRSRPTVAQRAMANRTVAAVYERLWRPIAVAALSLHGLSVAEERERAADALHLDGGQRVLDVACGPGNFTSFFADRLVGDGFVIGVDNSPAMLERAVHDNARARAVYLRADAAGLPFDDRTFDAVCCFAALYLVAEPCAVLREMVRVLAPGGRIAVMTSYGRESLLVRKGLELGATLCGVRVFDRTTVPAFLTTAGLVDVEQQLRGISQFVSARRRG
- a CDS encoding transglycosylase family protein, whose amino-acid sequence is MITRTVRQRTLGWIALIGAVAAALLGLAAGSASAAPHDWDAVAECESGGDWTTDTGNGFYGGLQFTPETWKANGGKGDPSEASEAEQIRVAENVLKTQGPGAWPVCGQYLKKGGTPPVVEAPKPTPAPAPAIEKPAPPIEKPAPAIETPEVETPKVQTPGRESPAPVEAPDPETSVPVQAPAPAEAPAEAPATAEDAATVKAAAQAALDGARALAEQNGSSQVFEQRVAAGR
- a CDS encoding CoA ester lyase: MSVETVRTGKADIAMARSWLLVPAIGSETIAAAAASGADALIIDLEDGLPFAAKEKGRACAAAWLERHTGWVRIGDATTAHWRRDLDAIRGLPGLQGLMLSKTETPEQVRDTAGEMPGVPIVALVESAAAIVVVDDIARTRSVVRLAFGIGDYCRDIGAGRSPMALAYARSRLVNASRAAQIGPPVDGPTLSPEAAVVRDDTRLAREMGMTGKLTLAGEQVPVINTALAPDTHDISWAEATIERLGADGARVTHGGHLPQLARAHDILRRAEHFTPRP